One Candidatus Paceibacterota bacterium genomic region harbors:
- a CDS encoding NADH-quinone oxidoreductase subunit H, producing MTLSFNINILIFWILQLLLIPVMAPFVIGMTRKFKALFQNREGASIFQPYRDLWKLFHKDEVVSHDASWIFLVAPYIIFAVMIVIGAGIPLVSSAFPNILTSDFLLIIYLLALATFFLALAGIDTGAGFGGFGSSREMMVASLTEGGLILSLLSLALIAGTSNLFGISARIAALPFLHSTPLLLAFMSFIISLLAETKRFPFDNPATHLELTMIHEAMILEYSGKRLALIEWAAWGKYLIFIALGANLFFPMGISASLSLFSVIPALVIFILKVLAFCFGIAFIESTMAKYRIFRLPDLLFTSFIINIIAIALII from the coding sequence ATGACTTTATCTTTCAATATAAATATCTTGATTTTTTGGATACTGCAACTCCTGCTCATACCGGTCATGGCACCGTTCGTCATCGGCATGACTCGCAAATTTAAGGCCCTCTTCCAGAATCGTGAAGGTGCTTCTATCTTCCAGCCCTATCGTGATCTGTGGAAACTCTTTCATAAAGACGAAGTTGTGAGCCACGATGCCTCGTGGATATTCCTAGTGGCGCCTTATATTATATTTGCGGTAATGATAGTTATCGGCGCCGGCATCCCGCTCGTCTCAAGCGCCTTCCCCAATATACTGACGAGCGACTTCTTGCTTATTATTTATCTGCTTGCCTTGGCAACGTTCTTCTTGGCCTTGGCCGGTATCGACACGGGCGCCGGCTTCGGCGGCTTCGGCTCTTCTCGCGAGATGATGGTGGCATCACTCACGGAGGGCGGGCTCATCCTCTCGTTACTTTCGCTCGCTCTCATCGCCGGCACCTCCAACCTTTTCGGCATCTCGGCGCGCATAGCGGCACTGCCGTTCTTACATTCGACCCCGCTCCTTCTCGCCTTCATGAGCTTTATTATTTCGCTCTTGGCCGAGACCAAGCGCTTCCCCTTCGACAATCCTGCGACTCACCTGGAACTCACTATGATCCACGAGGCGATGATACTGGAATACTCCGGCAAGCGCCTGGCCTTGATCGAGTGGGCGGCCTGGGGCAAATATCTGATCTTCATCGCGCTTGGTGCCAACCTCTTCTTCCCGATGGGCATCAGCGCATCGCTCTCGCTCTTTTCTGTAATACCGGCCCTAGTAATCTTTATCCTTAAGGTTCTCGCCTTCTGCTTCGGTATCGCCTTTATCGAATCGACAATGGCGAAGTACCGTATCTTCCGCCTGCCTGACCTCTTGTTCACCTCATTCATTATCAACATCATCGCGATTGCGCTTATAATCTAA
- the hyfB gene encoding hydrogenase 4 subunit B: MSAVYLQQLFPTILGLFTIGAIGSLIFRYDDEAAHAWSSIFSIVGSLSTLVFSLSLLMQGIGFSFAGYSTFPALTFSFTLDHLSVFFVFVISLIALAASVYGYGYAKQYIGKYNLGTLGFFYNSFILGMLLVVTSSNILFFLIAWEVMSVASYFLVIYERHEQANIKAGTLYFVMTHVGTAFITLAFLLMFKVTGSLDFGTIKLSLMTAPLWIQNMIFVLALIGFGTKAGIIPFHIWLPSAHPAAPSHVSALMSGVMIKTGIYMFIRIFFDLLGPAQVWWGVTILILGAISALLGVLYALSEHDLKRLLAYHSIENIGIIMLGLGSSLVFLSFGMKALALIGLIAALFHTMNHAVFKGLLFLGAGSVIHATHTRNIEKYGGLIRYMPQTAFLFLIGAMAISALPPLNGFASEWLTFQAMFSAVSSLGSTMGMIFVLAIGALAFTSGLAAACFVKAFGITFLARPRSDEAKHAHESSAPLLVGMYFLATLTLIFGVFAGKVTGILTVLAQALQNMGMSAETLNVLPSVSAVHLSNNFANMSLGLLFVGLVIALALIGIIVGLVTKNRKLRRDRTWDCGTELLPRMEITATGFSRSLIVIFKGLLRPTRQTHIEYHDAELRYFPKKSVVHLELKDIYLDNFYAPVQSFITRLSNQFKRIQSGNTNLYIVYMLITLIALLVILAH; the protein is encoded by the coding sequence ATGTCCGCCGTTTACCTCCAACAACTCTTCCCCACTATTCTCGGCCTTTTTACTATCGGCGCTATCGGCTCTCTTATCTTCCGCTACGACGACGAGGCGGCACATGCTTGGTCATCGATATTTTCTATCGTCGGCTCACTATCGACTCTTGTCTTCTCGCTCTCATTACTTATGCAAGGCATTGGCTTCTCGTTCGCCGGATATTCAACCTTTCCCGCACTTACATTCTCCTTTACGCTCGACCATTTATCGGTGTTTTTCGTCTTCGTCATTTCGCTCATTGCGCTCGCCGCATCTGTCTACGGCTATGGGTATGCCAAGCAATATATCGGCAAATATAATCTGGGGACGCTCGGTTTTTTCTACAATAGCTTTATACTCGGAATGCTCTTAGTTGTTACATCATCTAACATTCTTTTCTTCCTTATCGCTTGGGAAGTAATGTCGGTCGCCTCATACTTCCTCGTAATTTACGAGCGCCATGAGCAGGCTAACATCAAGGCCGGTACGCTCTACTTCGTCATGACGCACGTGGGCACCGCGTTCATCACGCTCGCCTTTCTCCTTATGTTCAAGGTAACCGGTTCGTTGGATTTCGGAACTATCAAACTCTCGCTCATGACGGCACCGCTCTGGATCCAGAATATGATATTCGTCCTCGCCCTCATCGGCTTCGGCACCAAAGCCGGTATCATCCCCTTCCATATCTGGCTCCCTTCAGCGCACCCGGCCGCACCCTCGCACGTCTCGGCCCTCATGTCCGGCGTCATGATTAAGACCGGTATCTATATGTTCATCCGCATCTTCTTCGACTTGCTCGGCCCGGCGCAAGTCTGGTGGGGTGTCACGATTCTTATACTCGGTGCGATCTCGGCCTTGCTTGGCGTTTTGTATGCATTGTCCGAACATGATCTTAAGCGCTTGCTCGCCTATCACTCTATCGAGAACATCGGCATCATCATGCTCGGCCTCGGCAGTTCGCTTGTATTCCTCTCTTTCGGAATGAAGGCGCTGGCTCTTATCGGCCTCATCGCCGCCCTCTTCCACACTATGAACCATGCGGTGTTCAAGGGCCTGCTCTTCCTCGGCGCCGGCTCAGTCATCCACGCAACACATACGCGCAATATCGAGAAGTACGGCGGGCTCATCCGATATATGCCCCAGACGGCCTTCCTCTTCCTCATTGGCGCAATGGCCATTAGCGCCTTGCCTCCTCTTAACGGCTTCGCCTCCGAATGGCTCACCTTCCAAGCGATGTTCAGCGCAGTGTCTTCGCTCGGCTCGACAATGGGAATGATATTCGTGCTCGCTATCGGCGCTTTGGCCTTCACCTCCGGTCTCGCCGCCGCTTGCTTCGTCAAAGCCTTCGGCATCACCTTCCTCGCTCGCCCTCGCAGTGATGAGGCCAAGCATGCTCATGAATCTTCCGCTCCGCTTCTTGTCGGAATGTATTTCCTCGCCACCCTTACGCTCATCTTCGGTGTATTTGCCGGCAAGGTAACCGGTATCCTTACTGTCTTGGCACAAGCGCTCCAGAACATGGGTATGTCGGCAGAAACACTAAATGTTCTGCCTAGCGTGAGCGCCGTTCATCTTTCCAATAACTTTGCCAATATGTCGCTAGGGCTTCTCTTCGTCGGGCTGGTAATTGCGCTCGCACTCATCGGAATCATTGTCGGGTTAGTAACAAAAAATCGAAAGTTAAGACGCGATCGCACTTGGGACTGCGGGACGGAACTCTTGCCTCGCATGGAGATAACCGCGACCGGATTCTCACGCTCGCTCATCGTTATCTTTAAAGGTCTGCTCCGCCCGACACGCCAGACACACATCGAGTATCACGATGCGGAGCTCCGCTACTTCCCGAAGAAAAGCGTCGTTCATCTCGAGCTCAAAGATATTTATCTCGACAACTTCTACGCGCCAGTTCAATCTTTTATCACGAGACTTTCCAACCAGTTCAAGCGCATTCAGTCCGGCAACACCAACCTCTATATTGTTTACATGCTGATAACACTAATAGCACTGCTCGTAATTCTTGCGCATTAA
- a CDS encoding formate hydrogenlyase produces the protein MGLPPEYHTAGAELSAKVKKIFNGSLAIRVVTAGGTNAEEQELVALGNPYYDVERFGIHFVASPRHADMLMVTGPVSRNMYDGLMHSYEATPTPKIVVAVGDDAINGGIFKGSYAVLDGARGAIPVDYEIPGDPPSPMTIMTALLQILGDLEGSTFKVPKVEPSKSK, from the coding sequence ATGGGCTTACCTCCTGAATATCACACTGCCGGCGCGGAACTAAGCGCTAAGGTCAAAAAAATCTTTAATGGCTCCTTGGCCATCCGCGTCGTGACCGCCGGCGGGACCAACGCAGAGGAGCAGGAGCTCGTGGCTCTGGGCAATCCTTATTATGACGTTGAACGTTTCGGCATTCACTTCGTCGCCTCCCCGCGCCATGCCGATATGCTGATGGTGACAGGCCCGGTCTCTCGCAATATGTATGACGGGCTTATGCATTCTTATGAAGCAACACCGACTCCGAAGATTGTTGTCGCGGTCGGCGATGACGCTATTAATGGCGGAATATTCAAAGGCTCCTACGCCGTACTCGACGGTGCGCGCGGTGCCATACCGGTAGATTATGAAATCCCGGGCGACCCGCCATCACCCATGACTATCATGACGGCACTGCTTCAAATTTTGGGCGACTTAGAAGGTTCAACCTTTAAGGTGCCTAAAGTTGAACCTTCTAAGTCAAAATAA
- the secE gene encoding preprotein translocase subunit SecE: MSKAGDYLKDTAAEMKHVSWPTQSQSINYTLLVIGISVFVALFLYAFDEVFVVLLQKFILKI, translated from the coding sequence ATGAGTAAAGCAGGAGATTATCTTAAGGACACAGCCGCCGAGATGAAGCATGTGAGCTGGCCGACCCAGTCGCAGTCGATTAACTACACGCTTCTCGTTATTGGCATTTCTGTTTTCGTCGCACTCTTCCTCTACGCTTTCGACGAGGTCTTCGTTGTGCTCTTACAGAAATTTATTTTGAAGATCTAA
- the nusG gene encoding transcription termination/antitermination protein NusG, translating to MAKQELQVGRNWYAIHTYSGYENAVVRNLKQRIESLGMENLIFNVLVPKEKKVKVRGGKRVEYEDKIYPGYVLVDMIVTDASWYVVRNTPRVTGFVGSGVNPIPLDKKEVDELFRRMGETSVKHSIELDVGETVRINDGPFKDFEGKVSEKDEARGKVKVLVSMFGRETPVELDFLQVAKI from the coding sequence ATGGCCAAACAAGAATTACAAGTTGGTCGCAATTGGTACGCTATCCATACCTACTCCGGGTATGAGAATGCCGTCGTGCGCAACTTGAAACAACGCATTGAGTCGCTCGGAATGGAGAATTTGATTTTCAACGTATTGGTTCCTAAAGAAAAGAAAGTAAAAGTTCGTGGCGGCAAGCGCGTGGAGTATGAAGACAAGATTTATCCCGGATACGTTTTAGTAGACATGATCGTGACGGATGCGTCATGGTATGTAGTCCGCAATACGCCCCGCGTGACCGGCTTCGTCGGCTCGGGCGTCAATCCTATACCTTTGGACAAGAAAGAGGTTGATGAGCTCTTCCGCCGAATGGGCGAGACGTCTGTCAAACACTCCATCGAGCTCGATGTTGGTGAGACCGTGCGTATTAACGACGGACCGTTCAAAGACTTCGAAGGCAAGGTGAGCGAGAAGGATGAGGCCAGGGGCAAGGTCAAGGTGCTCGTCTCGATGTTTGGTCGCGAGACACCCGTGGAGTTAGATTTTCTCCAAGTAGCGAAGATTTAA
- the rplK gene encoding 50S ribosomal protein L11, translating to MTKVVKTIKLQIPAGKATPTPPVGPALGQAGVNIGEFITKFNAATAKMAGDIIPVIISVKDDRSFSFELKTPPASNLLLKAAGAEKGSGTPNTKKVGKITKAQLKEIAEKKMPDLNAKDLEGAMNIIAGTARNMGIDIV from the coding sequence ATGACAAAAGTAGTAAAAACAATTAAATTGCAAATCCCGGCCGGTAAGGCCACCCCGACGCCTCCGGTCGGTCCAGCGCTCGGCCAAGCCGGTGTTAACATCGGCGAGTTCATCACCAAGTTCAACGCCGCCACGGCCAAAATGGCGGGGGATATCATCCCTGTTATTATCTCGGTCAAGGATGACCGTTCCTTTAGTTTCGAGCTCAAGACTCCGCCGGCATCAAACCTCCTCCTCAAGGCCGCCGGTGCCGAGAAAGGCTCCGGTACGCCGAACACAAAGAAAGTCGGCAAGATAACGAAAGCCCAGCTCAAAGAAATTGCTGAGAAGAAGATGCCAGACTTGAATGCAAAAGACTTGGAAGGCGCCATGAACATCATTGCCGGCACCGCCCGCAACATGGGAATTGATATCGTATAA
- the dcd gene encoding dCTP deaminase, which produces MFLSDRDIKAAVKSGAIRIDDFDPERLQPVSYDILLGNKFITTESQDTPFIDPVKKIFPSTREITIEDNESYVLHPGVSILGTSFDYFGSKEYLIQLSGKSSLARIGLIVHNTAGIINPGHFLHITLELCNLNVVPIVLRPKMHIAQLLFSKISNPVIHDYSKTGRYFEKNWQGITHAKNRRVTDKKVNKKKHVKFSDEG; this is translated from the coding sequence ATGTTTCTTTCAGATCGAGATATTAAAGCCGCAGTGAAGTCTGGCGCTATTCGTATCGATGATTTCGATCCAGAGCGGCTCCAGCCGGTCTCCTACGATATTCTCCTTGGCAACAAGTTCATCACCACCGAGTCGCAGGACACACCTTTTATCGACCCGGTAAAAAAGATTTTCCCCAGTACGCGCGAGATTACGATTGAGGACAACGAGAGTTATGTGCTCCATCCTGGCGTGAGTATCCTCGGTACTTCATTCGATTACTTCGGCTCGAAGGAATATCTCATTCAGCTCTCGGGCAAGAGTTCGCTCGCGCGCATTGGGCTCATTGTCCACAACACCGCGGGCATCATCAACCCGGGCCATTTCTTGCATATTACGCTCGAGTTATGCAATTTGAATGTCGTGCCAATCGTTCTCCGCCCCAAGATGCATATCGCGCAGTTACTATTCTCGAAAATTTCCAATCCTGTCATTCATGACTACAGCAAGACCGGCCGATACTTCGAGAAGAATTGGCAAGGCATCACCCACGCCAAGAACCGGCGCGTGACCGATAAAAAAGTTAATAAAAAGAAGCATGTCAAATTTTCAGATGAAGGTTAA
- the dut gene encoding dUTP diphosphatase — protein MSNFQMKVKRLNPKAILPDYKHDGDAGLNLYSIVRAKLEPGARATVPTGIATEIPAGHVGLIWDRSGLSHKSGLKVMGGVIDAGYRGEIGVGLVNTSHEAYTIEAGDKIAQMLIQEVEHVLISEVAELSDTSRGSAGFGSTGR, from the coding sequence ATGTCAAATTTTCAGATGAAGGTTAAGAGGCTCAATCCTAAGGCGATACTGCCGGATTATAAGCACGATGGGGATGCCGGTCTCAATCTATATTCGATCGTTCGGGCCAAACTCGAGCCCGGTGCGCGCGCAACAGTCCCGACAGGTATCGCAACAGAAATACCGGCAGGACATGTGGGCCTGATTTGGGACAGAAGCGGTCTGTCGCACAAATCGGGGCTTAAGGTTATGGGCGGGGTGATTGATGCGGGATACCGCGGTGAAATCGGCGTAGGGCTGGTAAACACTTCTCATGAAGCTTATACAATCGAAGCGGGAGACAAGATAGCTCAGATGCTTATTCAAGAAGTCGAGCACGTTCTTATTTCAGAAGTCGCAGAACTTTCCGACACGTCTCGCGGTTCAGCCGGCTTCGGCAGTACGGGGCGCTGA
- the thyA gene encoding thymidylate synthase has product MRQYLDLLKKIRDDGTDKADRTGVGTRSLFGYQYRVNLADGFPLLTTKKVYLKSIIYELLWFLRGDTNIQYLAKNGVKIWNEWAYADYLKKNNLEEKYPRYSESWTNHMAEFVEKIVNDDEFAKKYGELGPIYGKQWVNWETKDGRSINQVKLVLDLIKNDPTSRRLIVSGWNIGEIESLVKAHHSAPPPCHTLFHFMVINGKLSCQLYQRSADVFLGVPFNVASYSLFTMMMAQVAGLQPGEFIHTFGDVHIYKNHFAQVEEQLSREPRKLPTMKINPAVKDIFDFKFEDVEVIGYDPHPPIKAPIAV; this is encoded by the coding sequence ATGCGGCAATATTTAGACTTGCTCAAGAAGATTCGCGATGATGGTACCGATAAGGCGGATCGCACCGGCGTCGGCACACGCAGCCTCTTCGGTTATCAATATAGAGTGAATTTGGCCGACGGCTTCCCTCTGCTCACGACCAAGAAAGTTTATTTAAAATCGATAATTTACGAACTTCTCTGGTTCTTGCGGGGAGACACTAATATTCAGTATCTCGCAAAGAATGGCGTGAAGATTTGGAACGAATGGGCCTATGCCGACTATTTGAAGAAAAATAATCTGGAAGAAAAATATCCGCGCTATTCAGAGAGTTGGACCAATCATATGGCGGAGTTCGTTGAGAAAATAGTGAATGATGACGAGTTTGCCAAGAAATACGGCGAGCTTGGCCCAATCTACGGTAAGCAGTGGGTCAACTGGGAGACGAAGGACGGCAGGAGCATCAATCAAGTCAAACTTGTTTTGGATTTGATAAAGAACGACCCGACTTCGCGCCGACTCATTGTCTCCGGCTGGAACATCGGCGAGATCGAGAGCTTAGTCAAGGCGCACCACTCTGCCCCACCACCTTGTCACACGCTCTTTCATTTTATGGTCATTAACGGCAAACTCTCTTGCCAGCTCTACCAGCGCTCGGCCGACGTCTTTCTGGGTGTACCCTTTAATGTCGCGTCCTATTCCCTCTTTACCATGATGATGGCGCAAGTGGCCGGACTGCAGCCGGGCGAGTTCATCCACACCTTTGGCGATGTCCATATTTATAAAAATCATTTTGCCCAAGTAGAAGAACAACTCTCCCGCGAACCGCGCAAGCTCCCGACGATGAAAATTAATCCCGCCGTCAAAGACATCTTCGATTTCAAATTCGAAGATGTCGAAGTCATAGGCTACGACCCCCACCCACCGATCAAAGCCCCGATTGCAGTATAA
- the tmk gene encoding dTMP kinase, which translates to MSARKGKFIVFEGLDGSGKSAQIELFIKYLTEHRHDVLQTEEPTSRGESPFSDEIDDVLKHKKSLTPKELQELFVKDRKWHVEQVIIPALDAGKTVVSDRYLFSTVAFGSLNLDVEWLKQINEPFPIPDLTFIFIARPEVCLQRITKNGRELELFEKTEKLRKAGEIYAKMPEWYPNVYLIDGERSVEEIHKEVINLSK; encoded by the coding sequence ATGAGTGCAAGAAAAGGGAAATTTATCGTCTTCGAGGGTCTCGACGGCTCCGGCAAGAGCGCCCAAATCGAACTTTTTATTAAATATCTTACCGAACACAGACACGACGTCCTGCAGACAGAGGAGCCAACATCGCGTGGCGAAAGTCCTTTTTCTGATGAGATTGACGATGTGTTGAAACACAAGAAATCTCTAACGCCGAAAGAATTACAAGAACTCTTTGTTAAAGATCGCAAGTGGCACGTAGAGCAAGTTATTATTCCGGCGCTTGATGCCGGCAAAACGGTAGTTTCTGACCGTTATTTATTTTCGACCGTCGCCTTCGGTTCGCTTAATCTGGATGTTGAATGGCTTAAACAAATCAACGAGCCATTCCCCATCCCTGATCTGACTTTTATCTTTATCGCACGACCAGAAGTCTGTTTGCAACGTATTACAAAAAATGGGCGCGAGCTGGAACTCTTCGAGAAAACCGAGAAATTACGCAAAGCCGGCGAGATATACGCCAAGATGCCGGAGTGGTACCCAAATGTATATCTCATAGATGGCGAGCGAAGCGTCGAAGAGATACATAAAGAAGTTATTAACTTATCAAAATAA
- a CDS encoding dihydrofolate reductase, with the protein MIVSLIVAMDKNRVIGQSGTLPWNIQADMNFFKTITMHHPVIMGRKTHESIGRALPHRLNIIVTRQAGYQPKGKAGDSVIVPNLEAAFDWALKVEKQEIFVIGGAEIFEQAMPVADKIYITEIDSEFKGDTFFPEISSKEWELKSSSALNNESTGGHTLHFKTYERRK; encoded by the coding sequence ATGATAGTCTCGCTCATCGTTGCAATGGACAAGAACCGTGTTATCGGGCAGTCGGGGACTTTGCCCTGGAATATCCAGGCCGATATGAACTTCTTCAAGACTATCACGATGCATCACCCGGTCATCATGGGGAGGAAGACCCACGAGTCCATCGGCCGAGCCTTGCCTCATCGCTTGAATATTATCGTAACGCGCCAAGCGGGCTATCAGCCTAAAGGGAAAGCGGGGGATTCTGTGATTGTGCCGAATTTGGAAGCCGCCTTCGATTGGGCGCTCAAGGTAGAGAAGCAGGAGATATTCGTCATCGGCGGGGCAGAAATTTTCGAACAAGCAATGCCAGTCGCCGACAAAATTTATATCACAGAAATAGATTCAGAATTCAAAGGTGACACATTTTTTCCTGAGATTAGCTCGAAAGAATGGGAGCTAAAATCGTCATCAGCTCTAAATAACGAATCCACCGGCGGGCATACGCTCCACTTCAAGACTTACGAACGAAGAAAGTAA